A DNA window from Acinetobacter sp. NCu2D-2 contains the following coding sequences:
- a CDS encoding FecCD family ABC transporter permease: protein MSHTQLKYYWFYPLPIILIFLSLLLGPSQTLNATDYARWFMQWTIGTPYFDEEQFGLMRNIVLNIRLPRILLTFMVGAALATAGNGLQALFRNPLVDSYVLGISSGAAFGAALALSLSWLSPNLSAFVFGVCAVGLTYLFAHQKHESQTSLVMVILSGMIVSGLFLAGLTIIQYLSDPFKLQAIVQWTIGNLHQASWEKVQYAVFPITVGLIGLFAMRWRLNLMALGSEEAQAVGVNPKWEQLLLIVLVTLCTSTSVAAAGIISLYGLFMPHIVRMLVGPDHRYSIPANMILGGSFLLLIDNFSRVLLTFEIPIGIFTMLLGAPFFLLLMKTQRTHWA from the coding sequence ATGAGCCATACACAACTGAAATATTATTGGTTTTACCCACTACCCATCATTTTAATTTTTTTATCACTGTTACTTGGACCAAGCCAAACCTTAAATGCAACTGATTATGCACGTTGGTTTATGCAGTGGACTATAGGTACCCCGTATTTTGATGAAGAACAGTTCGGCTTAATGCGTAATATCGTTTTAAATATTCGTTTACCGCGGATTTTATTGACCTTTATGGTCGGTGCTGCTTTAGCTACGGCAGGTAACGGATTACAGGCATTATTTCGCAATCCTCTGGTCGATTCTTATGTACTGGGTATTTCATCAGGTGCTGCCTTTGGTGCAGCACTAGCACTTTCACTTAGTTGGCTTTCACCGAATTTATCAGCCTTTGTTTTCGGGGTATGTGCGGTTGGATTGACTTATTTATTTGCCCATCAAAAACATGAAAGTCAGACCTCTTTAGTCATGGTGATCCTCTCAGGAATGATCGTTTCAGGTTTATTTTTGGCAGGACTCACGATTATTCAATATTTAAGTGATCCTTTTAAATTGCAAGCGATTGTGCAGTGGACCATAGGCAATTTGCATCAAGCATCTTGGGAAAAAGTGCAATACGCCGTATTTCCAATTACCGTAGGCTTGATCGGACTATTTGCCATGCGTTGGCGTTTAAATCTGATGGCACTCGGCTCAGAAGAAGCTCAAGCAGTCGGGGTGAATCCGAAGTGGGAACAATTGCTATTGATCGTACTGGTGACCTTATGTACATCAACCTCTGTGGCTGCCGCAGGCATCATCAGTTTATATGGCTTATTTATGCCACATATCGTGCGGATGTTGGTGGGGCCTGATCATCGCTACAGTATTCCTGCCAACATGATTTTAGGCGGCAGTTTTTTATTGTTAATCGATAATTTTTCTCGCGTCCTACTGACTTTTGAAATACCGATCGGTATTTTCACCATGTTACTCGGTGCACCCTTCTTTTTACTCTTGATGAAAACTCAAAGGACACATTGGGCATGA